A window from Culex pipiens pallens isolate TS chromosome 3, TS_CPP_V2, whole genome shotgun sequence encodes these proteins:
- the LOC120422347 gene encoding thioredoxin-like protein 1 — MAVKAINDEGHFQAELSAAGGKLVVVDFTATWCGPCRNIAPLFEQLPAKYPKAVFLKVDVDKCAETASSQGVSAMPTFIFYRARTKIDRMQGADINGLEQKIQKHYVASADESGEDYGHGLLDLTTFIQKNQCECLNEADDHPMVNAFTSGAGHLASDCDEQLILSITFNQVVKIHSIKFKAPPTHGPKNVKLFINQPRTIDFDQAESQVSVQDLAVEPKDLEEGKPIQLRFVKFQNVQNIQLFVRDNQSGGETTIIDQLVFVGSPIATTKMDDFQRVAGKKGESH, encoded by the exons ATGGCCGTGAAAGCAATCAACGACGAGGGCCACTTCCAGGCGGAATTGTCGGCGGCAGGCGGAAAGCTGGTCGTGGTGGACTTTACCGCAACTTG GTGCGGTCCGTGCCGGAACATTGCCCCGTTGTTCGAGCAGCTGCCGGCCAAGTATCCGAAGGCGGTGTTCCTCAAGGTCGATGTGGACAAGTGCGCCGAAACGGCGTCGTCCCAGGGCGTGTCCGCGATGCCGACGTTCATCTTCTACCGCGCTAGGACAAAGATTGACCGGATGCAGGGAGCGGACATTAATGGGCTGGAGCAGAAGATCCAGAAGCATTACGTGGCCAGTGCGGACGAATCCGGCGAGGATTACGGGCACGGACTGCTCGATCTGACCACCTTCATCCAGAAGAACCAGTGCGAGTGCCTGAACGAGGCGGATGACCACCCGATGGTCAACGCGTTCACTTCCGGGGCCGGCCATCTGGCCTCGGACTGCGACGAGCAGCTGATCCTGTCGATCACCTTCAACCAGGTGGTGAAGATCCACTCGATCAAGTTCAAGGCTCCGCCCACGCACGGCCCCAAGAACGTCAAGCTGTTCATCAACCAGCCGCGGACGATCGACTTTGATCAGGCGGAATCGCAAGTGTCGGTGCAGGATCTGGCCGTGGAACCGAAGGACCTCGAGGAGGGAAAGCCCATCCAGCTGCGGTTCGTCAAGTTCCAGAACGTGCAGAACATTCAGCTGTTTGTGCGGGACAATCAGTCGGGCGGGGAGACGACCATCATTGACCAGCTGGTGTTTGTCGGATCGCCGATTGCGACCACCAAGATGGACGACTTCCAGCGGGTTGCCGGCAAGAAGGGCGAAAGTCACTGA
- the LOC120422326 gene encoding non-structural maintenance of chromosomes element 1 homolog, with amino-acid sequence MPSIMAYTDVHRAFLQAVSHHGTVSAKQAYKILCSAYGKYHTDETVPTEDHIPDVVASINAKISRYSQKINFVHYEPVETDFYVFCNLSDSPLDRLQTHYTESEVSFFGLVLKEIACSEEHKIRPIVCLNLTGEITGKSVSKVRAEELLEEWEKLGYFVQLDGMWNFGPRIVAEFDRFLNVHYEDEMHKCLLCKESTFYGIKCKNCPETFHKECMKTYLRRLTNCPGCKELWAVPVFN; translated from the exons ATGCCATCAATAATGGCCTACACGGATGTCCACAGGGCATTTTTGCAGGCCGTGTCACATCACGGAACGGTCAGTGCCAAACAGGCGTACAAAATTCTGTGCTCAGCGTACGGGAAAT ACCACACCGACGAAACCGTTCCAACGGAGGACCACATACCGGACGTGGTCGCCTCAATCAATGCCAAAATTTCCCGCTACagccaaaaaatcaactttgtcCACTACGAACCGGTCGAGACGGATTTCTACGTGTTCTGTAACCTCTCGGACAGTCCGCTCGATCGGCTACAAACGCACTACACCGAATCCGAGGTGAGCTTTTTCGGGCTCGTCCTGAAGGAAATCGCCTGCAGCGAGGAGCACAAGATTCGCCCGATCGTTTGTCTCAACCTGACCGGGGAAATCACGGGCAAGTCGGTCTCGAAGGTGCGCGCCGAGGAACTGCTGGAAGAGTGGGAAAAGCTGGGCTACTTTGTGCAGCTGGACGGCATGTGGAACTTTGGTCCGAGGATCGTGGCCGAGTTTGATCGGTTTTTGAACGTACACTACGAGGACGAGATGCACAAGTGCCTGCTGTGCAAGGAGTCGACGTTTTAT ggcATCAAATGCAAAAACTGTCCGGAAACGTTCCACAAAGAGTGCATGAAAACGTATCTTAGACGGCTAACAAACTGCCCCGGCTGCAAGGAGTTGTGGGCTGTTCCAGTATTTAATTGA
- the LOC120422325 gene encoding bifunctional coenzyme A synthase, giving the protein MSSKTGLLTAVHLANIGSTLAATRKYALGTLYVQLHPSFIEVARPPAFGKFIASVYQSSPTVLGAGVDLRFLVSSLKARELVTLREKIDYHFFDYPLGSSEDRGKLQLQDSEVIELGTKPFEIDGAGLQDGGKMFGNVVLGGTFDRLHGGHKVLLTQAVLLAQERMVVGVTDENMIKSKKLWELILPVEQRIAEVREFLECIDSSLKYEVVPISDPFGPTATDPNMDMIVVSTETARGGAKVNELRSKNGLNQLEVHTIELLDDESTVDDKEDKISSSNQRMDLLGTRLKPRQQKPHLSPKPYIIGLVGGVASGKSKMAERFQKLGAGVIDCDKIAHELYEPGEECYQAVVNNFGLGILNEDKTINRKALGAIVFSDPDKLDLLNTILWDAILERAKQRIAELHEQQNKQIIIMEAAVLLKAGWQSACHEIWSCIIPKEEAIKRLKERNGLSEEEAIKRIESQVANVELVRHADVVFCSAWSYEYSQQQAEKAWGTLVEELKLKL; this is encoded by the exons ATGTCCTCGAAGACCGGCCTGCTGACTGCGGTACATCTGGCCAACATCGGCTCGACGCTGGCCGCAACTCGCAAGTACGCCCTCGGAACCCTGTACGTGCAGTTGCATCCGAGCTTCATCGAAGTAGCCCGACCGCCGGCGTTCGGCAAGTTCATCGCCAGCGTGTACCAAAGTTCACCGACGGTGCTCGGCGCAGGGGTGGACTTGCGATTTTTGGTGAGTTCACTCAAGGCGCGTGAACTGGTGACACtgagggaaaaaatcgactACCATTTCTTTGATTACCCGCTCGGGTCGAGTGAGGACCGTGGCAAGTTGCAACTGCAAGATTCGGAGGTGATCGAACTGGGGACGAAACCGTTCGAGATCGATGGTGCAGGGTTGCAAGATGGCGGTAAAATGTTTGGGAACGTCGTTCTTGGCGGAACTTTTGACAGATTGCACGGAGGGCACAAGGTGCTGCTTACGCAGGCAGTGTTGCTAGCGCAGGAACGCATGGTTGTCGGTGTAACGGATGAGAACATGATCAAAAGCAAGAAACTGTGGGAGTTGATACTTCCGGTTGAGCAAAGGATTGCCGAGGTTAGGGAATTCCTGGAATGTATCGACTCCTCGCTGAAGTACGAAGTCGTACCGATCAGCGACCCGTTTGGACCGACGGCAACCGATCCCAACATGGAT ATGATCGTGGTCAGCACGGAAACGGCCCGTGGTGGTGCCAAAGTGAACGAACTGCGCTCTAAAAACGGACTCAACCAGTTGGAAGTTCACACGATCGAACTGCTCGATGACGAATCAACCGTCGATGATAAAGAAGACAAGATCAGTTCGAGCAACCAGCGAATGGATCTGCTTGGAACCCGACTGAAACCACGCCAGCAAAAACCACACCTAAGTCCAAAGCCGTACATCATCGGACTGGTTGGCGGTGTGGCGTCCGGAAAAAGCAAGATGGCGGAGCGATTCCAGAAGCTCGGTGCCGGCGTGATCGACTGCGACAAAATCGCTCACGAGCTGTACGAACCAGGTGAGGAGTGCTATCAGGCGGTGGTCAACAACTTTGGGCTGGGAATTCTCAACGAGGACAAAACCATCAACCGAAAGGCGCTGGGAGCGATCGTTTTCTCCGACCCGGACAAGCTTGACCTGCTAAACACCATCCTCTGGGACGCAATCCTGGAACGGGCCAAACAACGCATCGCCGAGCTTCACGAACAGCAAAACAAGCAGATCATCATCATGGAAGCGGCTGTCCTGCTCAAAGCGGGCTGGCAAAGTGCCTGCCACGAGATTTGGTCCTGCATAATTCCGAAAGAGGAAGCGATTAAACGACTGAAGGAACGTAACGGGTTGAGCGAGGAGGAAGCGATCAAGCGGATTGAGTCGCAAGTGGCGAATGTGGAGCTGGTTCGGCACGCCGATGTGGTGTTCTGTTCGGCCTGGAGCTACGAGTACTCGCAGCAGCAGGCGGAAAAGGCCTGGGGAACGCTGGTGGAGGAGTTGAAGCTGAAGCTGTAG
- the LOC120422327 gene encoding non-structural maintenance of chromosomes element 1 homolog: MISTYSNIHRGFLQACSLHGTMTVKDAAKIMVHLFGQNQPNDPIPDEQRLQELIDQINPKLSRFQQKIVLLESDPKQPNYVVFANLSDSPLDRFQTAYPAGELSFFRVVLHELATTEGHKLEQIEWLNLTTKIEEGRSLTKSRAEELLSEWVGAGYLVLDEDGIGFGPKTQVEFDRYLLNNFPDQVEQCRLCKEVLFYGIKCAKCSVSMHKTCAKKYFKKVKNCPACKKAWTVALD; encoded by the exons ATGATTTCTACCTATTCGAACATCCACCGCGGCTTTCTGCAAGCCTGCTCCCTTCACGGAACCATGACGGTGAAGGACGCCGCCAAGATTATGGTCCACCTGTTTGGCCAAA ATCAACCAAACGACCCGATTCCGGACGAACAGCGCCTGCAGGAGCTGATCGACCAGATCAACCCGAAGCTGAGCCGGTTCCAGCAGAAGATCGTCCTGCTGGAATCGGACCCGAAACAACCGAATTACGTCGTGTTCGCCAATCTGTCCGATTCGCCGCTGGACCGGTTCCAGACGGCCTACCCAGCCGGCGAGCTGAGCTTCTTCCGGGTGGTGCTGCACGAACTGGCCACGACCGAGGGCCACAAGCTGGAGCAGATCGAGTGGCTCAACCTGACGACGAAAATCGAGGAAGGCCGCAGCCTGACCAAGAGCCGGGCCGAAGAGCTGCTGTCGGAGTGGGTCGGCGCCGGATATTTGGTGCTGGATGAGGACGGCATCGGGTTCGGGCCGAAGACGCAGGTCGAGTTTGATCGGTACCTGCTGAATAACTTCCCGGACCAGGTCGAGCAGTGCCGGCTGTGCAAGGAAGTGCTGTTTTAC ggaatCAAGTGCGCAAAGTGTTCGGTTTCGATGCACAAGACCTGCGCCAAGAAGTACTTCAAGAAGGTCAAGAACTGTCCGGCCTGCAAGAAGGCGTGGACTGTTGCTTTGGACTGA
- the LOC120422328 gene encoding pupal cuticle protein-like, which produces MFKLIIVSALAAVALAQNPDAEAQIIASDSEVNPDGSYRWNYETSNGIRAQEEGVGGQSAQGSASWTDRDGTPIQLTYVADVNGFQPQGAHLPREGPAPAHVLKTLEFIRANPPKDDPNFNIQALEAEIARLQSLQ; this is translated from the exons atgttcaaattg ATCATCGTTTCCGCCCTGGCCGCCGTGGCGCTGGCCCAGAACCCCGACGCCGAGGCCCAGATCATCGCGTCCGACAGCGAGGTCAACCCGGACGGCTCGTACCGGTGGAACTACGAGACGAGCAACGGAATCCGCGCCCAGGAGGAAGGCGTCGGTGGCCAGTCCGCCCAGGGCAGCGCCTCGTGGACCGACCGTGACGGAACGCCCATCCAGCTGACCTACGTCGCCGACGTGAACGGATTccagccccagggcgcccatcTGCCGCGTGAGGGACCCGCCCCCGCCCACGTGCTCAAGACCCTGGAGTTCATCCGCGCCAACCCGCCCAAGGATGACCCCAACTTCAACATCCAGGCCCTGGAAGCGGAAATCGCCAGACTGCAGTCCCTCCAGTAA